Proteins from a genomic interval of Asterias rubens chromosome 16, eAstRub1.3, whole genome shotgun sequence:
- the LOC117300613 gene encoding uncharacterized protein LOC117300613: MATNDLRLSVPLCLPKHPQPFAVISEHWQDKLQLSSPRSDNTDSPEDDIYSFGQVYEESLYKLIHKHLELDTDNRLAYVGANKGSLAEKIREKFCLLQPMVNIFPGLIHYQQTPNQRMLPFKVCHVGAEEYFRQLADDLIKDHKEAPFDKIILKDSVEHFTNLAETFSHIMRTLSETGKMLIIHRPGPMSTLPVFSEATRRFAEEDSTDEPYIKIIRSLQDAKVDAKWEVETVPIIMPKVKWLAMLQERFPPQMEIISNYQVQTGLRELTEGMFKYQGEQVEFFDRLLLITASHRMKNSEYPSIQRHGAAAGKPYPGLMDMKYTLKVTPDIYGHVNKRVEEEDKRNKILF, from the coding sequence ATGGCTACTAATGACTTGAGGCTTTCGGTTCCACTCTGTCTGCCGAAACATCCCCAGCCCTTCGCGGTCATCAGTGAGCACTGGCAGGACAAGCTCCAACTCAGCTCACCACGTTCAGACAATACTGACTCTCCGGAAGATGATATTTACAGCTTCGGTCAGGTCTACGAGGAGAGCCTTTACAAACTCATTCACAAACATCTTGAGCTGGACACCGACAATCGCCTGGCATACGTTGGTGCCAATAAAGGCAGCCTTGCAGAGAAAATCAGGGAGAAGTTTTGTCTTTTGCAGCCGATGGTCAACATTTTCCCGGGGCTTATTCATTACCAGCAGACACCCAATCAGAGGATGCTACCCTTCAAAGTATGTCATGTCGGAGCGGAAGAGTACTTCCGTCAACTTGCAGACGATCTGATCAAGGACCACAAGGAAGCGCCTTTTGATAAAATCATCTTGAAGGACTCCGTGGAGCACTTCACCAACCTCGCCGAGACCTTCTCGCACATTATGAGAACATTGAGTGAGACTGGCAAGATGTTGATTATTCACCGACCAGGACCCATGAGCACCTTGCCGGTCTTCAGTGAAGCCACACGGCGTTTTGCCGAGGAGGACTCGACAGACGAACCGTACATCAAGATAATCCGGAGCCTTCAGGATGCCAAAGTGGACGCCAAATGGGAGGTGGAGACCGTACCCATTATCATGCCAAAGGTTAAATGGCTAGCAATGCTCCAGGAGCGGTTCCCGCCTCAGATGGAGATCATAAGTAACTATCAAGTTCAGACTGGTCTCCGGGAACTCACAGAAGGGATGTTCAAATACCAAGGGGAGCAAGTTGAGTTCTTCGACCGACTGCTATTGATTACGGCATCGCATAGAATGAAGAACAGTGAGTATCCGAGTATTCAGCGACATGGAGCAGCCGCCGGGAAACCTTACCCGGGTCTAATGGACATGAAGTACACGTTAAAAGTCACTCCAGATATTTATGGTCACGTGAACAAACGAGTGGAAGAAGAGGAcaagagaaacaaaatattattttag